One Deefgea tanakiae genomic region harbors:
- a CDS encoding GAF domain-containing protein gives MQAPAQPDNEALRIETLRQFLILDTPPETRFDNLTKAAASFFRVQIAVVSLVDVNRQWFKSICGLDATETPRDISFCGHAILHNEVMVIPDALKDERFADNPLVTGEPKIRFYAGAPLTVNNGVNIGTLCLIDRNPRQMSAEEIEMLADMAKVVVGEIEKMPEILN, from the coding sequence ATGCAAGCACCTGCGCAGCCCGATAACGAAGCTCTTCGCATTGAGACGTTGCGGCAATTTTTAATTTTGGATACGCCCCCTGAGACGCGTTTCGATAATCTAACCAAAGCTGCCGCAAGTTTCTTCCGTGTGCAAATCGCGGTGGTGAGCTTGGTGGATGTTAATCGCCAATGGTTCAAATCGATTTGTGGGCTGGATGCGACTGAAACGCCGCGCGATATTTCATTTTGCGGCCATGCCATTTTGCATAATGAAGTGATGGTGATTCCGGATGCCCTGAAAGATGAGCGTTTTGCGGATAATCCTTTAGTCACAGGTGAGCCAAAAATTCGTTTCTACGCAGGCGCGCCACTCACGGTGAATAATGGCGTGAATATAGGCACATTGTGTTTAATCGACCGAAATCCACGTCAAATGTCGGCGGAGGAAATCGAGATGTTGGCGGATATGGCCAAGGTCGTGGTTGGTGAAATCGAGAAAATGCCCGAGATTTTAAATTGA
- the metE gene encoding 5-methyltetrahydropteroyltriglutamate--homocysteine S-methyltransferase yields MTATHDVKAHILGFPRIGAQRELKFATEKFWRGEVTEAELVNVGQTLRRRHWAWQAEAGLDFVAVGDFAWYDQILSATALLGCLPARFGFDAKRLTLAQYFELGRGNTAQPAQEMTKYFDTNYHYMVPELSSETTFDGGVEWFFHEIEDAQTQGHSVKAVLPGPLTFLWLAKSKQHGYNKLDLLPKLLARYTRILEKLAAKGVSHIQLDEPILGLELPSEWIAAFAPTYQVLAGKGPKVLLASYFDSVETHAQLLADLPVAGVHLDLIRALEQLPAFIAIWPKNKVLSLGVVDGRNIWAADLNKVLASLQKAHSSLGQYLWIAPSCSLLHTPVDLAQEVLLDAELKSWLAFAKQKLAEISVLKRALNGVNVAEELALNAAVQANRRTSTRIHNPAVAARLAQLPSNADQRVSPFTVRQAAQRARFNLPLLPTTTIGSFPQTSEIRAARAAFKQGKLSTVDYDAAMKAEIALVVNKQVELGIDVPVHGEAERNDMVEYFGEQLAGFAFTQLGWVQSYGSRCVKPPVLFGDVSRPAPMTVAWSSYAQSLTTKPMKGMLTGPVTILQWSFVRDDQARSLTCQQIALAIRDEVVDLENAGIGIIQIDEPAFREGLPLKQSQWAAYLAWAGESFRISASGVANDTQIHTHMCYSEFNDILPEIAAMDADVITIETSRSDMELLEAFGEFKYPNEIGPGVYDIHSPRVPKIEEMLRLIAKALDVVPADRLWINPDCGLKTRAWPETEAALVNMLAATQTARTALQEGKTLVVAAKQATAPAHTTGCACH; encoded by the coding sequence ATGACTGCTACTCATGATGTAAAAGCGCATATTCTAGGTTTTCCCCGTATTGGTGCGCAGCGCGAATTAAAATTTGCGACGGAAAAATTTTGGCGAGGTGAAGTAACAGAAGCGGAGCTGGTGAATGTTGGCCAGACTTTGCGTCGTCGTCATTGGGCCTGGCAAGCTGAGGCTGGTCTGGATTTTGTCGCCGTCGGCGATTTTGCTTGGTACGACCAGATTTTGAGTGCAACCGCCTTATTGGGCTGCTTGCCAGCGCGTTTTGGTTTTGACGCTAAACGCCTCACCTTGGCGCAATATTTTGAGTTGGGTCGCGGCAACACCGCGCAGCCAGCCCAAGAAATGACCAAGTATTTTGATACCAATTATCACTACATGGTGCCTGAATTGTCGTCAGAGACCACTTTTGATGGTGGCGTAGAATGGTTTTTCCATGAGATTGAAGACGCACAAACCCAAGGTCACTCTGTTAAAGCGGTGCTGCCTGGCCCTTTGACTTTCTTGTGGCTGGCAAAATCCAAACAGCATGGGTATAACAAGCTAGATCTTTTACCGAAATTGCTAGCGCGCTATACCCGCATATTAGAAAAACTTGCAGCCAAAGGTGTAAGCCATATTCAATTGGATGAGCCGATTCTAGGCTTGGAATTACCGAGCGAGTGGATTGCGGCCTTCGCACCGACTTATCAAGTTCTTGCGGGCAAAGGGCCAAAAGTACTGCTGGCAAGCTACTTTGACTCTGTTGAGACACATGCGCAATTGCTCGCAGATTTGCCTGTCGCAGGTGTGCATTTAGATTTGATTCGCGCGCTTGAACAGTTGCCAGCCTTTATCGCGATTTGGCCAAAAAATAAAGTGTTATCGCTCGGTGTGGTCGACGGTCGGAATATTTGGGCTGCAGATTTAAACAAGGTATTGGCGTCTCTCCAAAAAGCACACTCATCGCTAGGGCAATACCTATGGATTGCACCTTCGTGCTCATTGCTGCACACGCCTGTCGATTTAGCCCAAGAAGTGCTACTTGATGCGGAGCTGAAATCGTGGCTGGCTTTTGCGAAGCAAAAATTAGCTGAAATCAGTGTGTTAAAACGCGCTTTGAATGGGGTCAACGTTGCCGAAGAACTGGCGCTGAACGCAGCAGTACAAGCCAATCGTCGCACCTCAACGCGCATTCACAATCCGGCCGTTGCCGCGCGTTTGGCTCAATTACCGAGCAATGCCGATCAACGCGTTTCGCCATTTACAGTGCGGCAAGCTGCGCAGCGTGCACGTTTCAATTTACCACTGTTGCCGACAACGACGATAGGCTCGTTTCCACAAACCAGCGAAATTCGCGCTGCACGCGCGGCGTTTAAACAAGGTAAATTGAGCACGGTCGATTACGATGCGGCGATGAAGGCTGAAATAGCGTTGGTGGTAAATAAACAAGTTGAATTGGGGATTGATGTACCGGTGCATGGCGAAGCCGAGCGCAATGATATGGTCGAGTATTTTGGCGAGCAATTGGCGGGCTTTGCGTTCACGCAATTGGGTTGGGTGCAAAGCTATGGCAGCCGCTGCGTGAAACCGCCAGTTTTGTTTGGCGACGTGAGCCGCCCAGCGCCGATGACAGTGGCGTGGAGCAGCTACGCGCAAAGCTTAACGACCAAACCGATGAAAGGCATGTTGACCGGCCCAGTGACGATTTTGCAATGGTCTTTCGTGCGCGACGACCAAGCGCGTTCGCTCACTTGCCAACAAATCGCCTTGGCGATTCGCGATGAAGTGGTGGATTTGGAAAACGCCGGCATCGGCATCATTCAAATCGATGAGCCAGCTTTCCGTGAAGGCTTGCCATTGAAGCAATCGCAATGGGCTGCTTATTTGGCTTGGGCAGGTGAGTCATTCCGGATTTCTGCGTCGGGCGTGGCCAACGACACGCAAATCCACACGCATATGTGCTATTCAGAGTTCAACGACATTTTGCCGGAAATCGCGGCGATGGATGCCGATGTGATCACGATTGAAACTAGTCGTTCGGATATGGAATTGCTAGAAGCGTTCGGCGAATTTAAATATCCGAATGAGATCGGCCCAGGTGTTTACGATATTCACAGCCCACGCGTACCGAAAATAGAAGAAATGCTGCGTTTAATCGCCAAAGCATTGGATGTGGTGCCAGCGGATCGCTTATGGATCAATCCTGATTGCGGCTTAAAAACCCGCGCGTGGCCAGAAACTGAGGCCGCTTTAGTTAACATGTTGGCCGCTACGCAAACGGCACGCACCGCTTTGCAAGAAGGAAAGACGCTGGTGGTTGCCGCGAAACAGGCCACGGCACCCGCACATACTACTGGATGTGCTTGCCATTAA
- a CDS encoding LysR family transcriptional regulator: protein MQSLLELRHLKTILAIQDSGSLTRAAERLHLTQSALSHQIRLLEDHYGLPLFARKSTPLKLTAAGEKLALLAQDVLPAIASTERDIARLREGQAGQLRIAVECHTCFDWLMPAMDQFRSHWPEVELDIVSGFHADPVQLLFEDRADLAIVSEVETLVGLSHKPLFSYDMVALLAADHALANKPYLEAADFAEETLITYPVPDEMLDLLRKVLKPAGVNPKRRPTELTVAMLQLVASRRGIAALPRWSVQHYLERGYVVAKPITAEGLTSELHAALPTERQNTAYMADFVEIMRNVSVQTLPGVVLL from the coding sequence ATGCAATCGCTTTTAGAGCTGCGCCACCTCAAAACCATCCTCGCGATTCAAGACAGCGGTAGCTTGACTCGCGCGGCAGAGCGTTTGCATTTAACGCAATCGGCCTTATCGCATCAAATCAGGCTGTTAGAAGATCATTACGGCTTGCCGCTGTTTGCGCGTAAATCCACACCACTCAAACTCACCGCCGCCGGTGAGAAACTCGCGCTACTGGCGCAAGACGTATTACCTGCGATTGCCAGTACCGAGCGCGATATTGCGCGGCTCAGAGAAGGCCAAGCGGGGCAATTGCGCATCGCCGTTGAATGCCATACGTGTTTTGATTGGCTTATGCCGGCGATGGATCAATTTCGTAGTCATTGGCCAGAAGTCGAGCTGGATATTGTGTCGGGCTTTCATGCCGACCCCGTGCAATTGCTGTTTGAAGATCGTGCTGATTTGGCGATTGTGTCTGAAGTAGAAACCTTGGTGGGCCTGAGCCATAAACCGCTGTTTAGCTACGATATGGTCGCACTGCTGGCTGCAGATCATGCACTCGCTAATAAGCCGTATTTAGAGGCCGCTGATTTTGCCGAGGAAACGCTGATTACCTACCCTGTACCCGATGAAATGCTCGATCTGCTGCGCAAGGTGCTTAAACCTGCTGGCGTAAACCCAAAACGTCGGCCAACGGAACTGACGGTCGCGATGCTGCAATTGGTAGCCAGCCGCCGTGGCATTGCCGCGCTACCGCGCTGGAGTGTGCAGCATTATCTGGAACGCGGTTACGTCGTGGCCAAACCGATCACCGCAGAAGGATTAACCTCTGAGTTGCATGCCGCGCTGCCCACTGAACGGCAAAACACCGCGTATATGGCTGACTTTGTAGAGATTATGCGCAATGTGAGTGTGCAAACCTTACCCGGCGTTGTGCTGCTTTAA
- a CDS encoding substrate-binding periplasmic protein: MNRFCLCFMSILCAAYWQGTAQAADLTLYLGDNPPFNSFVANRPEGMAVDVMSEMLKRSQLSAEHKDFPWARALGTVQISSNHCAYTVGRIPEREAKFQWLGPIATVKGTLFGLRERNMQIKSLEDAKKYRIGDLRQGANAIFLESKGFTLDYANTEDQNLRKLLAGHIDLYPGSSFSAREIVRRLNLDPNKIQALYVFNQVDLYLACNLQTPAATMAKLNSALGSMRADKTLQKISAQYEARFAALD; encoded by the coding sequence GTGAATCGTTTTTGTCTTTGTTTTATGTCGATTCTCTGTGCTGCTTATTGGCAAGGGACAGCACAAGCTGCAGATTTGACACTCTATTTAGGCGACAATCCACCCTTTAATTCGTTTGTCGCCAATCGACCAGAAGGTATGGCGGTTGATGTGATGAGCGAAATGCTGAAACGCAGTCAACTCAGCGCCGAGCATAAAGATTTTCCTTGGGCTCGCGCCCTCGGAACTGTTCAAATCAGCTCGAATCATTGCGCGTACACGGTGGGGCGCATTCCAGAGCGTGAAGCCAAGTTTCAATGGCTTGGTCCGATTGCCACGGTCAAAGGGACTTTGTTTGGTTTGCGAGAGCGTAATATGCAAATCAAAAGTTTAGAAGACGCGAAAAAATACCGTATCGGCGATTTACGCCAAGGTGCTAATGCGATCTTTTTAGAGAGCAAAGGCTTTACCTTGGATTACGCCAATACTGAAGATCAAAACCTGCGCAAATTACTGGCTGGCCACATCGATCTTTATCCCGGCTCTTCATTCAGCGCCCGTGAAATTGTGCGACGTTTGAATCTGGATCCGAACAAAATTCAAGCCCTGTACGTATTCAATCAAGTGGACTTGTATTTGGCCTGTAATTTACAAACCCCTGCAGCCACGATGGCTAAACTCAATAGCGCATTAGGCAGTATGCGGGCAGATAAAACGCTGCAAAAAATCAGCGCTCAATACGAAGCCCGCTTTGCTGCACTTGATTAA
- a CDS encoding 4'-phosphopantetheinyl transferase family protein encodes MLASYFGLAQISPSADFSATLACLDPFQQQRLDAIQNPQRRAQFLSARQLAQQLLQTSQTESTLSQHENGRPWAPAWSHPAGLSWSHGAQFCAAALGQGRVGIDIETIRPRKQLMAIAESYFDPRESAWLASLAGEAQLRAFFMLWVAKEALLKAFGTGLVGGLQRFVVRQTAVGWCCDSPEDFDWSLSIWEVSPNVLLALASDVKQEWICHGEQQPWQLILKV; translated from the coding sequence ATGCTAGCTTCGTACTTTGGGCTTGCTCAGATTTCTCCATCTGCAGACTTCTCGGCAACCTTAGCTTGTTTGGATCCCTTCCAGCAGCAACGTCTTGACGCGATTCAAAATCCACAGCGCCGTGCCCAGTTTTTATCGGCGCGCCAGCTCGCTCAGCAACTATTACAAACGAGTCAGACGGAATCCACGCTGTCGCAGCACGAGAATGGTCGGCCATGGGCGCCAGCTTGGTCGCATCCGGCTGGCTTGTCCTGGAGCCATGGTGCGCAGTTCTGTGCCGCGGCATTAGGACAGGGGCGGGTGGGTATCGACATCGAAACGATTCGGCCACGCAAGCAACTGATGGCCATTGCGGAAAGTTATTTTGACCCGCGTGAATCGGCATGGCTCGCGAGTTTGGCGGGGGAGGCGCAACTTCGCGCATTTTTTATGCTCTGGGTTGCGAAAGAAGCATTACTAAAAGCCTTCGGTACCGGACTGGTTGGCGGCTTACAGCGCTTTGTAGTACGTCAAACTGCAGTAGGCTGGTGCTGTGATAGCCCTGAAGACTTTGATTGGTCGTTAAGTATTTGGGAAGTTAGTCCCAATGTGTTGCTAGCGCTCGCTAGTGATGTCAAACAAGAGTGGATTTGCCATGGTGAGCAGCAGCCATGGCAGCTCATTTTAAAGGTTTAA
- a CDS encoding DUF748 domain-containing protein, translating to MTILKRFFQYPRWSRFMVYFIALVALFGALGAWAVPAILRPLLAEKASVALNRSVQIGAIDINPYLLQVTLRDVAVKDQYGEFVSFKSLLLDAELSSIFRLAPVLRAITLEQAKVNVIRLTANQYNFSDLLVSKEPSESKALPRFSLNNIQLINSSVQLDDRFIGQKQQLDQLNFGLPFLSTLPNRIDEYIQPHFSGRFNGRPFALQGESKPFKDSLDTTLKLKIDQQDVMPLLAYAPLPPNLQLTSAKLSSQLDLTFRQQKNRAELVLNGHVILDDVLATQQSKPLLAFKQLDIELKNMQPLMQQFRFGKIALNGLDVTVARDAAQQLNWQKLLNHAEGKPVATASAVKASAVLNAEVATSTADQLLVEVAEINVQNSQVRWLDEAVRPAHSTAIQSIALNVKQLSNHTKTPFTLQLTASTDKAASLAAELNILPQPLAVSGKLSASAIQVADFSAYTQAFLAGQLNAKISASTDVDFALDNLRYALKNAQLQIADLSLRLPKDKKPALTMAQFSLADVALDSTSQHVQIAKLNADKGAVDLLRLNDGSINLLHAFPGVLAKEVSKPAADKPWSVQLLEGALQDWRVDIQDQHVENAKPLQWKNVALLVKNVDSRPKAKAELKFQATGGRGAKISVAGSWVPQPFSGVFNVDISNVDAAFGQPYFSRFVNITLASGFVHAKGQLSVATQPSFSGSYKGNLRSTNLYALDKATGSDFLKWKSLYVGGISAQFVPLSIDIGEVALSDFYSRLILSADGRLNLQDVMVTDGEQVSVTTERAAKDIASAPAATPPTLADSGGVSVPIKVDKITLSNGQIQYSDLFIKPNFSANLTEMGGVIAGVSSQNDSRATLDLRGSVDKIAPVQIKGSLNPLAKDFFIDIQGGVKGYELTNASAYAIKYAGYGIEKGKMSMDVAYLIENKKLKASNKLFLDQLTLGDAVESPTATKLPVKFGLSLLTDRKGQIKLNFPIEGSLDDPEFSLGGIIWQVIGNVLEKIVTSPFDALGSVFGDGPSLSYVQFASGQARLDDEAKVAISNLSQALNDRPELQLEITGWAGLEADTEGLRVQLLQNKMQQLKAAELGEKAESVNSESEVQISAVEKPDLLTQVYKKEKFPKPKNALGLNKSLPVEEMEKLLLANTVIGEEQLQALAMTRAQRVKNALKDAGVDDARMFMTKAKTGAVAADSKDDKGSVSRVNFKLK from the coding sequence ATGACAATACTCAAAAGATTCTTCCAGTACCCTCGCTGGTCGCGTTTTATGGTTTATTTTATTGCCCTTGTGGCACTGTTTGGCGCATTGGGGGCTTGGGCTGTGCCGGCGATTTTGCGGCCATTGTTGGCGGAAAAAGCCAGTGTTGCTCTGAATCGCTCGGTTCAGATTGGGGCGATTGATATCAATCCATACTTGCTGCAAGTGACACTGCGTGATGTTGCGGTAAAAGATCAGTACGGAGAGTTTGTCAGTTTCAAGTCCTTATTGCTTGATGCTGAGTTGTCATCGATTTTTCGCTTAGCGCCAGTACTGCGCGCTATTACTTTAGAGCAGGCCAAAGTCAATGTGATTCGACTGACTGCTAATCAATATAATTTTTCTGATTTGCTTGTTTCAAAAGAACCATCTGAGTCGAAAGCCTTGCCGCGTTTTTCACTCAATAATATTCAACTGATTAACTCAAGCGTTCAGCTTGATGACCGCTTTATCGGGCAAAAGCAACAACTCGATCAACTCAACTTTGGTTTACCTTTTTTATCCACTTTACCCAATCGCATCGACGAGTACATCCAACCGCATTTTTCTGGCCGTTTTAATGGCAGACCGTTTGCTTTGCAAGGCGAAAGTAAACCTTTTAAAGATAGTCTGGATACGACCTTAAAGTTGAAAATTGACCAGCAGGATGTAATGCCTTTGCTGGCCTATGCACCTTTGCCACCAAATTTGCAGCTGACCAGTGCAAAGCTCAGCAGTCAATTAGATTTAACATTCCGCCAACAAAAAAATCGCGCTGAGTTGGTATTGAATGGGCATGTGATTTTGGATGATGTGCTTGCAACGCAGCAATCAAAACCACTGTTGGCTTTTAAGCAATTAGATATTGAACTCAAAAACATGCAGCCTTTGATGCAGCAGTTTCGCTTTGGCAAAATTGCGCTCAATGGTTTAGATGTCACCGTTGCGCGGGATGCCGCGCAGCAATTGAATTGGCAAAAACTATTGAATCACGCGGAAGGCAAACCCGTAGCGACCGCATCGGCGGTGAAGGCGTCTGCTGTGCTTAACGCTGAGGTGGCCACATCGACTGCTGATCAATTGCTGGTGGAGGTAGCCGAAATCAATGTGCAAAATAGTCAGGTTCGCTGGTTAGATGAGGCGGTGAGGCCAGCACATTCGACGGCGATACAGTCAATTGCACTGAATGTGAAGCAACTATCCAATCACACCAAAACCCCGTTCACGCTGCAACTCACTGCAAGTACCGATAAGGCAGCCAGTCTAGCTGCAGAACTCAATATCTTGCCGCAGCCACTGGCCGTATCAGGCAAGTTAAGCGCTTCTGCTATTCAAGTCGCCGATTTTTCCGCGTATACGCAGGCGTTTCTGGCTGGGCAACTCAATGCAAAAATCAGTGCTAGCACTGACGTTGATTTTGCTCTGGATAATTTGCGCTACGCGCTCAAAAACGCTCAGCTACAAATTGCCGATTTGAGCCTGCGCTTACCGAAAGACAAGAAACCCGCCTTAACGATGGCTCAGTTTTCCTTGGCTGATGTTGCGCTCGACTCGACCTCGCAACACGTACAAATTGCGAAATTGAATGCAGATAAAGGCGCTGTGGACTTACTGCGACTGAACGACGGCAGCATCAATTTATTACATGCATTTCCTGGTGTTCTAGCAAAAGAAGTGAGTAAACCTGCAGCAGATAAACCATGGTCGGTGCAGTTGCTAGAAGGGGCGCTGCAGGATTGGCGCGTGGATATTCAAGATCAGCATGTGGAAAACGCAAAACCATTACAGTGGAAGAATGTTGCATTGTTGGTCAAAAACGTAGATTCACGTCCTAAGGCCAAGGCCGAACTCAAATTTCAAGCAACCGGTGGCCGTGGTGCAAAAATTAGCGTGGCTGGGTCATGGGTGCCGCAACCGTTTTCAGGCGTATTTAATGTCGACATCAGCAATGTCGATGCTGCATTTGGGCAGCCGTATTTTAGTCGTTTTGTGAATATCACTTTGGCCAGTGGCTTTGTCCATGCGAAAGGCCAACTCAGCGTTGCAACTCAGCCGAGTTTCTCTGGCTCCTATAAAGGTAATCTGCGTTCGACCAACTTATATGCCCTTGATAAAGCCACCGGCAGTGACTTTTTGAAATGGAAGAGCCTCTATGTGGGTGGCATCAGCGCCCAATTTGTGCCTTTGAGTATTGATATCGGTGAAGTAGCGCTCAGCGATTTTTATTCGCGTTTGATTTTGTCGGCAGATGGTCGGCTTAATTTGCAAGATGTGATGGTCACAGATGGTGAGCAAGTTTCCGTGACAACTGAGCGTGCCGCTAAAGATATCGCGAGCGCACCGGCCGCTACGCCCCCGACTTTGGCTGATAGCGGCGGAGTGAGTGTGCCGATCAAAGTCGATAAAATCACTTTAAGCAACGGCCAAATTCAATACAGTGACTTATTCATTAAACCGAATTTCTCTGCCAATCTGACCGAGATGGGCGGTGTGATTGCTGGTGTTTCGAGCCAAAATGACAGTCGTGCGACCTTAGATTTGCGTGGCAGCGTTGATAAAATCGCCCCTGTTCAAATCAAAGGTAGTCTTAATCCACTGGCCAAAGATTTCTTTATTGATATCCAAGGTGGCGTAAAGGGCTATGAGTTGACTAATGCGTCAGCCTACGCGATTAAATATGCGGGCTATGGCATCGAAAAAGGCAAAATGTCGATGGATGTAGCGTATTTAATTGAGAATAAAAAGCTCAAGGCCAGCAATAAATTATTCCTCGACCAACTCACTTTGGGCGATGCAGTTGAAAGCCCAACGGCGACCAAATTGCCGGTCAAATTTGGCTTGTCTTTGCTCACTGATCGTAAGGGGCAAATCAAGCTTAATTTCCCGATTGAAGGCTCGCTCGATGATCCAGAATTTAGCTTGGGCGGCATTATTTGGCAGGTGATTGGCAATGTATTGGAAAAAATCGTCACATCACCGTTTGATGCTTTGGGGAGTGTGTTTGGCGATGGCCCGAGTTTATCGTATGTGCAATTTGCCTCTGGGCAAGCACGTTTGGATGATGAGGCCAAAGTGGCGATTAGCAATTTAAGCCAAGCCTTAAATGATAGGCCAGAGTTGCAACTTGAGATTACCGGTTGGGCCGGGCTAGAAGCAGATACAGAAGGCCTACGCGTACAGTTGCTGCAAAATAAAATGCAACAATTGAAAGCGGCTGAGTTGGGTGAAAAAGCAGAATCGGTCAATTCCGAGTCTGAGGTGCAAATTAGTGCAGTGGAAAAGCCTGATTTATTGACGCAAGTGTATAAGAAAGAAAAATTCCCTAAGCCTAAAAATGCACTGGGTTTGAATAAATCACTGCCTGTTGAAGAGATGGAAAAGCTGTTATTGGCCAACACAGTGATTGGTGAAGAGCAATTACAAGCCTTGGCAATGACACGAGCGCAGCGCGTGAAGAATGCGCTCAAAGACGCAGGCGTGGATGATGCACGCATGTTTATGACTAAAGCCAAAACAGGTGCGGTTGCCGCTGATTCAAAAGATGATAAAGGCAGCGTTTCTCGGGTTAACTTTAAATTAAAATAG
- a CDS encoding STAS domain-containing protein, with translation MFSFFRKKDPDGNDPQTQSGPATVAARDQGVATQSKPFGPETVMPLANDAASSAIESHNDTQQYDLSTLTIEVESSSDVLSPAEEQAAMLHANNQLLAAIGILEAEKPEFIGKRKLEPWLMLFELYQQQQNRQAYDALGLDFVVAFEKTPPVWRQQTNKPQVATSASAYHAFPAELTIGNIEKEAQKFLAIRQKTPDIRVDFSKLKKIDAMGAAELVAVLPRRHKQQGQLQILGSQSLIDVIKPKIEVGRRIPAEAPFWLLLIEIHQILGLQEEFENLAVDYAITFEVSPPSWDPLQAPKTGAQIAKDEASARAEVEQAADQQNQLIGIITADQPQLLEKINDLISNNTNVTLDFARVDRIDFESAGQLLNRAMGWLQQGKQIQIVNVNELVLGLLRVMGITEMLQVERRK, from the coding sequence GTGTTTTCGTTTTTTCGCAAAAAAGACCCCGATGGCAACGACCCTCAAACGCAAAGTGGGCCGGCCACGGTCGCTGCGCGCGATCAGGGCGTAGCAACACAGTCAAAGCCTTTTGGCCCCGAGACCGTTATGCCGCTGGCGAATGACGCAGCGAGCAGCGCGATCGAAAGCCACAACGATACGCAGCAGTATGATTTATCAACACTCACCATAGAAGTGGAATCGAGCAGCGATGTGCTGTCTCCGGCTGAAGAGCAAGCGGCGATGCTGCATGCGAATAATCAACTTCTCGCTGCCATTGGTATTTTGGAAGCGGAAAAGCCTGAATTTATCGGCAAACGCAAACTTGAACCCTGGTTGATGCTGTTTGAGCTGTATCAACAGCAACAAAATCGCCAAGCCTACGACGCACTCGGGCTCGATTTTGTCGTTGCTTTTGAAAAAACACCGCCAGTCTGGCGACAACAAACCAATAAGCCGCAAGTGGCAACGAGTGCCAGCGCCTATCATGCCTTTCCAGCTGAGTTAACCATTGGCAATATCGAAAAAGAAGCGCAAAAATTTTTAGCGATTCGACAAAAAACGCCAGATATCCGCGTTGACTTTAGTAAGTTAAAAAAAATCGACGCGATGGGCGCTGCCGAATTGGTCGCCGTATTACCGCGTCGCCATAAGCAACAAGGTCAATTGCAAATACTGGGCTCTCAATCGCTGATTGACGTAATCAAACCCAAAATTGAGGTGGGTAGACGTATTCCCGCAGAGGCGCCATTCTGGCTACTGTTGATTGAGATACATCAGATATTGGGTCTGCAAGAAGAATTTGAAAATTTGGCAGTCGACTACGCGATTACTTTTGAAGTCTCGCCCCCCTCTTGGGACCCACTGCAAGCACCAAAAACAGGCGCGCAAATTGCCAAAGACGAAGCGAGTGCAAGAGCGGAAGTCGAACAAGCCGCTGATCAGCAAAACCAACTCATTGGCATCATTACCGCCGACCAGCCTCAGCTACTCGAGAAAATCAACGATCTTATCAGCAACAACACCAATGTCACACTCGATTTTGCACGTGTTGACCGAATTGATTTTGAATCGGCTGGGCAACTTCTTAATCGGGCGATGGGGTGGCTGCAGCAGGGTAAACAAATTCAAATTGTGAATGTCAATGAATTGGTGCTGGGCCTACTGCGCGTGATGGGCATCACCGAAATGCTCCAAGTCGAACGACGCAAATAA
- the hslV gene encoding ATP-dependent protease subunit HslV, with the protein MEQFDGTTIVSVRRGNHVAVGGDGQVTLGNVVIKGTARKVRKLYNDKVIVGFAGGTADAFTLFERFEAKLEKHQGHLTRAAVELAKDWRTDRMLRRLEAMLIVADPTATLVITGNGDVLEPEEGIAAIGSGGAFAQAAATALLQNTDLPPEVVVKKALEIAGSICIYTNQNHTIESMGAEN; encoded by the coding sequence ATGGAGCAATTTGACGGAACCACGATAGTCTCCGTTCGTCGCGGCAATCATGTCGCAGTCGGTGGAGATGGCCAAGTCACTTTAGGTAATGTCGTTATCAAGGGCACAGCCCGCAAAGTACGCAAGCTCTACAACGATAAAGTGATTGTTGGTTTTGCTGGCGGTACCGCCGATGCGTTTACATTGTTCGAGCGCTTTGAAGCCAAGCTCGAAAAACACCAAGGGCATCTCACCCGCGCAGCAGTTGAGCTTGCTAAAGACTGGCGCACCGATCGCATGTTGCGCCGGCTTGAAGCGATGCTGATTGTCGCAGATCCGACCGCAACCTTAGTGATTACCGGTAATGGCGACGTATTAGAGCCAGAAGAAGGCATCGCAGCGATTGGATCGGGCGGAGCATTCGCACAAGCCGCTGCTACGGCTTTGCTCCAAAACACCGATTTGCCACCCGAAGTCGTCGTCAAAAAAGCACTAGAGATCGCAGGCAGCATTTGTATCTACACCAATCAGAATCATACGATTGAAAGCATGGGCGCTGAAAACTAA